The Candidatus Eremiobacterota bacterium genome segment GGATTTCGGGAGATACTCCGTGGCCTGGGCTTCCCTGGGAATCGCCAGGGCCTGCCTTGAGGAGACGATCGCCCTTGCAGCGGGATCACCGGGGAGCCGGGGAAATTCCCTCATTGAAGGGGCACTTGCGGAAATGGCAGCCGAGGTGGAGGCGGCAGGTCTCCTCTGCCTCAAGGCCGGGTTTTCCAGGGAGCATGGCGACCCGGCATCAATAAGAGACGCATGCATGGCAAAATACTTTGCCTCCAGAACAGCGATGAAATGCGCCGATGATGCTCTCAGGCTTTCAGGCCTGGCGGGATGCTCAAGCGGAAGCCCCCTCGAGCGGTACTTCAGGGATGCAAAGGCCCTGGAGATAATCGAAGGGACAAGCCAGGTCCTGGAAATCCTTATTGGGAGCTCTTCCTCCTTTTTCAGAGAATCCTGAACTCTTTCGCCTTTGACGTGAGCTCTTCCCTGAACCGGGGATGAGCAATCCCGATGAGCGCTTCGGCCCTTTCCCTCACCGACTTTCCCTTGAGGTTCGTGACCCCGTGCTCCGTGACGACGTACTCGGTGTCATTCCTGGGATCGGTGACTATCGACAGGGAGGGCACAATCCTCGAGATTGTGCCTTTTTTTGCCGTTGAGTAGAGAGCCATTATGGACCTGCCGCCATGAGAGCGGAAGGCGCCTCGCATGAAGTCATGGGCTCCCCCGGAGCCGCTGAACTCTGAGCCTCCGAGGCTTTCGGCATTCACCTGCCCAAGCAGATCGACCTCGATGGCGGAGTTTATGGAGATCACCTTATCGTTCTCAGCGATGATGACCGGATCGTTGACAAATGATGAGGGATGGCTCTCGATTGAAGGGTTGTCGTTGATGAACTCAAAGACCTCCCTGTTGGCAAGCGTAATGGTGAAAACGTGCTTCCGGGGGAGGACGGCCTTTTTCCTCCCCGTGGCGATTCCTTTCCTGATAAGGTTCATGACCCCCGTGGCAAAGACCTCCGTATGGATCCCCAGGTCCCTGTGGCTCTCCAGAAAGCCCGCAATGGCGTTGGGTATGCCTCCGATACCCATCTGCAGGGTTGCGCCGTCAGGCACGAGCTCTGCCACGGCGCGGCCGATGGCTTCATCCTCAGGCTGCGGAGGGTGATCGTCAAATTCAAGCAGGGGCGCATGATTTTCCACCACGGCATTCACCTCGGAAATATGGACGAGAGAATCACCAAAGACCCTTGGCATCTGTTCGTTCACTTCCACGATGACCTGACCGCAGCGGTGAATGAGGGGCGATATCCAGTCATTGTTGGTCCCGAGGGTGAAATGGCCGTGGCGGTCCATAGGGGAGAGAGTGGCGATAAGGGTGTCTATTTTTATGAACTCCGTCATCATGCGGGGCATCTGGTAAAAATTGCAGGGCAGGTAGTCAATGGTCGCCCCCCCTGATTCCCTTTGCCTCTTTATTACCGACCTGTCCAGGGCCGACTGGAAGAGCGAATAGGTCCGAATCTTTTCTATCACGTCGGGCTGAAAGAGCGTATCGGCCATGTGAGACATCGATATCTTGTGGATCACCTTCAGTTCCTTAAGATCGCCGGATCTGACGCGCTGCGCAAGGGCGGCAAGCAGGGCGGGTGGCTGGGCGTGAGCCATTGCCACTGCGACGGTGCTCCCGCTTTTTATCTGTAGAACGGCGTCATCCGCCGTGACAAGCCTGTCTTGATACTCCCGGGCATAGGGCGAAGATGAAGAAGCCATGGTACCCCTCCTTTATCAGTTCATGCAGATTTCTCTGCCAATCTCCCATAACCTGCCTTGGCAAACACTTGACCAAGGCCTTCCCGAAAGACTACAATTGCAGAGAAGGCACATTCCCCTGATGGCCTCGAAGTGCCACGGGCTTTAATCCTCAGGGGAGAAAAGAGATTCCGCCATGGAGAATGAACAGCGGCGCGCCATAAAATGCCTCGTGTGGGATCTGGATAATACCCTCTGGGACGGCATCCTCCTTGAAGACCGCGAGGTCTTCCTGAAGGAGGAGGCGGTGAAGATAATCAAGCTCCTCGACGGGAGGGGGATACTCAATTCCATAGCGAGCAGGAGCGACCAGGGGCTTATCATGGAAAAGCTGAGAGAGCTGGGAATTGACGGGTATTTTCTTTTCCCCCAGGTCCACTGGGGCTCCAAGTCCTCGTCGCTCGAGAATATTGCCTCGCTCCTCAACATCGGCCTGGACTCCCTTGCCCTGATTGACGACGATCCTTACGAGCGGGGAGAAGTGGCTTTCTCCCATCCCGAAGTGCACATCTACAGTGCGGAAGACCTCGGGGAGCTGCCCGATATGGATTCGATGAAGCCTCCCTTCATTACCGATGAGTCATCGAAGCGCCGCCTCATGTATCTCGCGGAAAACGCCCGCGCCGCAGAGGAGCGATCATTTCAGGGCACACCGGAAGAATTCCTTGCCACCCTGTCGATGACGCTCACCCTCAAGGAGGCTGTCAGTGATGATCTCCCCAGGGCCGCGGAGCTTGTGTCGCGGACCCACCGGCTCAATACGACGGGCTATGCATACTCTCTTGAGGAGCTGGAGTCCTTCTGCAGGTCGGAGCGCCACACCCTTCTTATCGCGGGGCTGGAAGACCGCTTCGGGCCCTGCGGGAAAATTGGCATTGCCCTGGTCGAGCACCGCGGCGAGCTGTGGCTGCTGAAGCTGCTCCTCACGTCCTGCAGGGTGATGGCCCGCGGAATCGGGACTGTATTGCTCAGCTTCCTCATCAATGAGACAAAAAAGCATGGCAGGACCCTCCAGGCTGAGATAATACCCACTGCCATGAACCGCCTCATGTATGTGGCCCTCAGGTTCTCAGGCTTTGAAGAAGCCGGCAGGAGAGGCGATCTTGTCCTGCTGGAGCACAGGGCAAAGGGAGAGCATCATTATCCTTATTACATGAAGATGATTGTTGACGGACAGATGCAGCTTGGAAGCAGATAAAAATGTTCTCTCAGGGAGGAAATCGCCCCCCGTCATTGAAGTCCTCCCCATCAACAGGGAAAGAGTTTCTTGGGAACCCTATGTCACAGCAAGTCATGATAATTGCAGGCACGGCGGCAGCACTGGGATTTGTCCATACCCTGCTGGGGCCTGATCACTATCTTCCCTTCGCGGCTATTGCAAAGGCAAGAAGCTGGAGCCTTGCAAAAACACTTTTCATCACCTTTCTCTGCGGGCTCGGCCACGTGCTGAGCTCCGTCATTCTCGGCTTCGCAGGCATAGCCATGGGGATGGCCCTCTTCAGGCTCGAGCGCATTGAGTCGCTCCGCGGCGATATTGCCGCGTCGTTCCTGATCATATTCGGCTTCGCCTATTTCGTGTGGGGCCTTCACCAGGCACTGCGCAACAGGAAACACAAGCACGCGCATGTCCATGGCGGCGATGGCTCCCATCACCACGAGCATAACCACCATGGCGATCACACCCACCTTCATGAGGGGAAAAGCGAGAGCACCATCACTCCCTGGATTCTCTTCACTATTTTTGTCTTCGGACCCTGTGAACCTCTTATCCCCCTCATCATGTACCCTGCCTCACAGCATGATATGTATGCCGTGGCACTGGTGGCATCGGTCTTTTCCCTTGTCACTGTCGCCACGATGCTTGGCATTGTGGCACTTGTCTTTCTGGGCCTCTCCCGGATCCCCCTCAGCCGATTCGGGCGCTATGCCCATGCCGCTGCAGGTTTCTCCATCTTCCTCTGCGGCGGCGCGATAAAATTCCTCGGACTCTAGCGGGACCGGAAAACCCGCCCGCAGAGGAGGCCCTCAGGCTCCCTGCGGTTTACCTGAAACCGGCAGGCAGGAGGATTTGCCTGGAGGAGATTTTTCTCGTAAGCACATAAGAAAAGGAGCACATGATGGAAAAAATACAGGAAATCATTGAGGGCCTGCCCAATATCTGCGGCGCCGAAAAGGAAGTGGAGGAAGTGACAGCCCGCCGGGGGCCGGTGTTCCTTCACGGGACCAATCTCCGCCTGGAGAAGCTCGAGGCAGTCTTCGCAATTGCCCTTCACATGCACCAGCCTCTCATACCTGCAGGCGGGGCGGACCTCCAGAGCGCCGATCTGATAAGCAACCTGGACGTAATGATGCATTCAAACGACAGCTACAATGCCGGGGTATTCGCTGACTGCTACGGCCGTATGGGAGATATTATCCCCGAGCTGGTCAGGGAAGGCCGCAACCCAAGGGTGATGCTCGACTACTCGGGCGAGCTTCTGTTCGGCCTGAGGAAGATGGGCCGCAGCGACGTCCTGGAAAGGCTCAGAGGTATCACCTGTGATCCCGCACTGAGGAATTACGCCGAGTGGCTCGGAACCATGTGGGGCCATTCAGTAGTCCCTACCACGCCGGTCCCCGACATAAAGCTCCATATAAGGGCATGGCAGCAGAATTTTGCTGCCATCTATGGGTGGGAGGCACTGGAGCGCGTAAAGGGATTCTCACCTCCCGAGATGCACCTTCCCAACCACCCCGACGTGGCCTGCGAATTCATCAAGGCCCTGAGGGAATCCGGCTACCGGTGGCTCCTCGTGCAGGAGCATACCGTTGAGGCCCAGGGAGGCCATGGCCTCCAGGACAGGCATATCCCCCACCGCCTCGTGGCAAAAAACTCCTGCGGCGAAGAAGCGTCAATCATCGCCATCATCAAGACGCAAGGCTCCGATACGAAGCTGGTGGCCCAGATGCAGCCTTATTACGAGGCACTCACCTTGAAGCGGCAGACCGTAGGAGGTATTTCAATCCCGCCCATTGTGACACAGATCGGCGATGGTGAAAACGGCGGCGTGATGATGAACGAGTTCCCGCCCTGCTACCGCCAGACCGTGGGGCGCTTCGGCACCGAGGGCGTCGTGAGCGTTTCGGTGACCGAGTATCTTGAAATGCTTGAAAAGGCCGGTGTGACGGAAAGAGAGCTTGCCCCCCTCCAGCCCATTCACCAGGAGCAGGTCTTCAGGCGCATCACTAAGTGGGAGCCGGGGGCTGCCGACAACGCTATCGCAGAGATAAGGCGTGAAAACCAGGGGTTTGCCATGGAGGGCGGCTCATGGACAAACAACATAAGCTGGGTCCGCGGCTATGAAAATGTGCTTACGCCCATGAACGCCCTGAGCGCACAATTCCACGAGGCCCTCGACCACAGGGACATCGACAGGGGGAGCCACGCTTACCGCAATGCCCTGTTCCACCTCCTGGTGTCGCAGACAAGCTGTTTCCGCTACTGGGGCCAGGGAATGTGGACCGACTATGCCCGCGAGATATGCCGGCGCGGGAGCGCCATCGTGTCAGAGCTGGCTTCTACCCTCTAGGGTTTCTTAAAAGAACTGTTATCAAGAACTGGAATCGTGAGGCCGGGGGCAATTCTCCCGGCCTCTTGCTTCGACTGCGCATGGAGTTCTCAACAGCCGTGTTCTCCAGTCATAACGTGCGATCACTCCCAATAATCCCGCTCAGTGATTCCCATCCGTTCTGTGGAACAGGCCAATCCCCTTTGCTTTTACTCAGCATCACCAAGCAGGCGCTTGCCGAGGAGCCTGCAGTCAGATAACAAGCGTGGTGCTGTTTTCAATAACATCGCACCGGAAATCTTCTCATAGTCGTGGACAATTCGGTTCCTGAGCGAAACATATTCTGCGAACCTCAGAATCTCCTCTTCATCGATGAGCGACTGTTCACGGAGGCGCTCAAAAACTCCACGAACTGATTCTCCTGCAGGGAACCCGCCTGCATCAAGCCAGATGTCGCCGGCATCGGCAGCGCATTCAACAATAAGCTGGAACATCCGCTCGACAATGCGCTGAAGCCCTCTCTTTTCTATTGACTCCTGAGGAGCTCCAAGCCATTGCTCCAGCTCATCCAGATATGAGAGGAGATGATTCAGTTTTTCTTTCAGGTCATCAGGCAGCCGTTCCATCGCGAATTCTCCTTTTCACCTGCCGCCAGCGCCGGTCTCTGAACTTTGCGTCATCTTCAAACTCCCTGAATGCTCTTATGCGGAATGTCCTCCAGAGCGACGGTGATGAAGCATATAAGAGAAGGCCTGTTCTGGCAACATTTCGTTTTAAAAGAGAGCTGGCACTGTTCAGTATGACAAGATCAAGCTCCCGTTTTGGACGAAAGGCTTTCCACAATTCATGAGTGAGAGCTGCCTCACTATGATTTGATCTCTCCTCAGCATCGCCCGACAGGAGTATTCCTATATCGAGGTCGCTCTCAATGGTATCCTTTCCTCTCGCCGCAGAGCCAAAAAGTACAATCAGAGAGAGATGAAAGCGGCAGGCCAGGATACTGCATTTCTTCCTGAGATCTTCCAGAGAAATGGGGACACCTCCAAGAGAATGAGGCCGGCTGTCAGAGAAACCAGTCATTGAGGAGGTTTCAGGCCTGGCATCGGTCATGTCTCTATCCTTTCTCCGGCATAATGATAAGAGACTCTTTTCTTAGTTTTTTCCCGCCGCCTTATTCTCCTTCTTTCTGCAAGGCACTCCCCGCTCCAGAAATATTTTCTTCTCTACCCTTTCCACCGCCCCTCCCGTGCGCCGCCGCAGGCGGGTGCCCCGCGAGTAAATGCTCTGAAGCCCCGCGGCGTCAAGGAGGGCCTGCGGGAAATTCTGCACACCGGCGCCGTCAAGAACGGACTGGGGAACTCCCCCCGATCCCGAAATGATATGGGTGCCGGAGAAGGTCATATTGACGGGGTACGATATGCCGTTCTCCGTGAAGGGACAGACACTGAAATAGGAATCACTCCCCCAGTAGTTGCCGGTGAAGGTGATGTCGCCGTAAGTCCTGCAGCCGCCGATGTCGCCGCCGTACGGTATGTTGTCAATTTCACTGTAAGCCGGGTAAGGAAGGGGGTCGCCCTCTTTTGACGGAGGGCCGAAGTCCGTCACGCCCTGGGGGTTGTCATAGGAGACATTCTCCTGGAGCACCACGTAACGGCTTCCCCCGTCGGTATAGAAGATGTTGCCGCCGCCGGTCGGCCTTTTGGCGTTCGCCACGTTGCCCTTGACGAGGAGAGGATCGTCCATCGAGGTGCCCTGCTGGCCCGTGGTGTAGATCGCTCCGCCGTCCCAGACCGTCATGAGAAACTGCTCGATCCGGTTATTCAGTATCCTGTTGCCGCTGTTGGGCGTCGGCGTCGTGTACGTTCCCCACTCTCCCCTTTGAGCATTTGAAATGCCTGGGAACATGCCCGGGTCGTAAAGGCCCCATCCCCATCCCATGGCGATTCCCGACCAGGGAACATCGATGATGGTATTGTTGCTTATGAGCGTGTTGGCGGTGAAGCCGACCATGATCCCCGCCGCGTCAACGTACTCGGTGCCGGCCTGGCGAATCAGGTTGTTGGAGATGGTATTGTTGCGCGTGACCTGTTCCTGGGAGCCGGGATGGGCGTCTGTGGCAGTCACTCCCCCGAGCTGGACGGCCGCCGAGGAAATGTCCATGAAAAGGTTGTCCTGGACGGTGCATCCCTCGCATCCCGGTTCAAAGTCAAGGCCTGCGCTCCCCAGGTGCATGAAGAGGTTGCGGCGGAAGCTTATCCCGCTCGCGTAGCGGAACTGCAGGTTGCCGGGCGTGCGGACCACGTCGGGATCGTGGCCGGTGATGTTGGTCTTGTGGCCTGTGCCGACAAGGAAAAATCCGCTCTGGTCCGCGACATACCCGTTGATGCCCGAGGGGCTGAGCCATGTGGCTCCCGTGAAGGTGAGGCCCTCGAAGCGGATATTCGATATTGGATTGCTGAGCTGTCCCTCGCCTTTTACAAGAACTTCCAGGACCGGCAGCTCAGCGGAGACCGATTCCATGCTTTCTCCCGAACGCGGGATATAGTAGAGGGAGCCCGCCGCCTTGTCGAGGTACCACTCTCCAGGCTCGTCAAGAAACTCGTAGGCGTTCTCGAACCAGGTGACCTGCCAGAAGCTCCAGAGGCCCGGCTCATAGGTCACGCTCGACAGGTAGATATTGGCGTTGGTCCAGGCAGGCTCCCTGATTTTTAAAAGACCGGTCTTGAGGTCGGGCTGCAGAAGGGGATCGGGGACATACTCCGGATAGGGCGTGACGGATTCCACGGGGACTCTCATCATCTTCCACTGGCTCACGATCACCGCCTCCACGTGCTGCGGATTGGTCCATTTCGAGGGATCCTTCCACCTGGCGTCGTTCAGGTCGGTGGGAATATAGAGAATGCCCAGGGGATCGGGAATGTCGAAGATATAGAAATAGGCGGGGCAGAATCCCGAGGGATAGAGGCTGGTCCTGGCCCTTACGGCGCGCTGCCCGTTGACGTAGAGCTGGCGAGTCTCCCGCTGGCCCACCTGAGCCCTGTATATCCCTAGATCCTTGTCGTGAAGCGACCAGTTCCCGACGCTGACGGACCCTGAAATTACCGGCTTCTCGCCTGGAGCGGCGCAGTATATCACCTCCCGGCCATTCTGGCCTGAGTCCTCCGGGCCAAGCACTAAGGGCTGGCTGAGGCGGTACGTGCCCCCCTTCAGATAGACCACTATCTCGCCTTCTCTTCTTTCCTTGTCGAGGGAGCGGATCGCGTCACGAGCCCTCTCCATGGTGAGAAATGGCGATGACTGGGTGCCCGGAGACGAGTCATTGCCATCGGGCGAGATCCAGAATTCCGTCTGTAAAACCGACATATCGGGGGCCCCGCTGCTGCCGGCGCCGCCGCCGCATCCGCACAGGAATCCCGACAGCATGAGAAGCGCCAATAAAAGCATGGGGCAGGCGCTTATTCTGGCGGACCTTGAGAAGGATACCTCAGCACAATCCAGGATGATTTTGGAAATGAAGGAAAAAAACGAAAACACGATAGGCTTCATGGGACCTCCTGGGATACCTTGTTATGCATGACATCCGGATCATTCGGGAATACCCTGTCACTTCGCCCGGAAAGCGGGCATGATGAGCAAAGCGGAGGGAAACGCGACAGCCGATGCCTTCCTCTGACTATACCAGAAAAGAGGTCTCCTTTCAAGATGTCAGGACTGCTGCCGTGCGGAATCCTCAATTTTATCACTATCGGAGTCTGTCCCCATTCTCCCAGGAATAAGGAGGGGGATTACCGAAGTAAAGAGCGGGCCGCCCCGGCTCGTAAGAAATGCACACCCCCTTCTGAAAGGAGAACAGAAATGCTGCTTGAAAGGTTTCTTGACTATGTGAAGATTGACACGCAGAGCTGCGAGGACGCGGAGAAGGTGCCCAGCACGGCGAAGCAGTTCGACCTGGCGAGGCTCCTGGTGAAAGAGCTTGAGGCGATGGGCCTTAAGGAGGTGAAGCTTGACGGGGACCACTGCTATGTCTATGCCACGGTCCCTTCCAACCTTCCTTCGGGCCACCCTCACAAAGTGCCCGTCATCGCCTTCATCGCCCACCTGGACACCTCTCCCTCGGTGACCGGCGCCGCCGTGAATCCCCAGTTGGTAAAGGACTACAAGGGCGGCGACATCGTCCTGCCTGCCGACAGGTCCATGGTGATAACGGAAAAGGAAAATCCCGAGCTTGCCCTCTTCAAGGGCGGCACCATCATCACCACCGACGGAACCACGCTGCTGGGAGCCGATGACAAAGCCGGCATCGCCGTGATCATGGAGGCGGTGGAAAGGCTTCTCTCCGCCGGCGATATTCCCCATGGCGAGATAAAGATAGTGTTCACGCCTGACGAGGAGGTGGGGAACGGCACTGCCCACTTCGACGTTGAGGGGGTGGGAGCTCAATATGCCTATACGCTTGACGGTGAAAGGCTTGGCGAGCTCAACGCCGAGACATTCAACGCCGCAAGCGCCACCGTCACCTTCCATGGAAAAAACACCCACCCGGGCACTGCCAAGGGCATCATGATCAACTCGGTATATGCGATGGCAGATTTCATCCTTAAAATCCCGCCGGGCTCAAGACCCGAGACCACCGAGGGAAGGGAGGGCTACCTCCATCCTTACGTCCTCAGCGGGTGCGAGGAAAAGAGCGAGGTAAAAATCCTGCTGAGGGACTTCGACGGCGCCGCCCTCGAAGAGTGGAAGAAGACCGTGGAGAAAATAAGGGGAGAAGTGGCAGAGCGCTATCCCGATGTACGAATAGAAATGGTGATAAAAGACAGCTACCGGAACATGAAGGAAATCCTCGATCATCACCCCAGGGTGCTGGAGAGAGCGGCGCAGGCGATGAAGAAGGCAGGACTCGAGCCCCTCTACCTTCCCATCCGCGGCGGTACCGACGGGGCGCGCCTCTCTTTCAAGGGCCTGCCGACGCCGAATATTTTCATGGGCTGCAACAATCCCCACGGGAAACTGGAGTGGGTGGCCCTCGAGGCCATGGAAAAATCCGTCGAGACGATCCTCAATATTGCGAGGCTCTGGGCAGAGGAGGCATAGGGCGGAGGGATCGGCAGTGCCGCTCGCGGGGCTCTTCAGGGAAAGAGCCTTCTTGCCGCTTTCCCTCCGTCGCGGAAAGACCAGGCCTCGAAAGGATCCCGGAAGAGGAGAAGCTCGCCGTCGCCTCTCCATTGCATTTCAATATCATAGCTGTAATTGCCCCTGATGATCCTCACCTTGTCGAAAGCAGAAGCCTGGCAGAACTCAGAGGTTGCGCAGTCTTTTATCAGCAGGGTGAGTTTTTCCTCTCTCGGGTTCATATACTCATGGTGATCAGTGAAATCGCCGCCATGATGCTCCATCTTGAGAAAGGCAAGCTTTGTGAGGCCCGGGGAGAGAAGGGTGAGGCTTACGCCCCTGTCCCGGTGAAGACACCTGGTCTCTCTCTTCTCCAGGTCCATGAGAAGAAACTGCTGCTCCCAGGTCGTCCTGTGATAGACGGAGAGATAAAGGTACTTCGTCCCCTTGAGCCATCTCGGCGACGCCGAGAAGACCTGGTCTTTTCCCGTGCGGTAGATCACT includes the following:
- a CDS encoding acetyl-CoA hydrolase/transferase C-terminal domain-containing protein — its product is MASSSSPYAREYQDRLVTADDAVLQIKSGSTVAVAMAHAQPPALLAALAQRVRSGDLKELKVIHKISMSHMADTLFQPDVIEKIRTYSLFQSALDRSVIKRQRESGGATIDYLPCNFYQMPRMMTEFIKIDTLIATLSPMDRHGHFTLGTNNDWISPLIHRCGQVIVEVNEQMPRVFGDSLVHISEVNAVVENHAPLLEFDDHPPQPEDEAIGRAVAELVPDGATLQMGIGGIPNAIAGFLESHRDLGIHTEVFATGVMNLIRKGIATGRKKAVLPRKHVFTITLANREVFEFINDNPSIESHPSSFVNDPVIIAENDKVISINSAIEVDLLGQVNAESLGGSEFSGSGGAHDFMRGAFRSHGGRSIMALYSTAKKGTISRIVPSLSIVTDPRNDTEYVVTEHGVTNLKGKSVRERAEALIGIAHPRFREELTSKAKEFRIL
- a CDS encoding HAD-IIIC family phosphatase: MENEQRRAIKCLVWDLDNTLWDGILLEDREVFLKEEAVKIIKLLDGRGILNSIASRSDQGLIMEKLRELGIDGYFLFPQVHWGSKSSSLENIASLLNIGLDSLALIDDDPYERGEVAFSHPEVHIYSAEDLGELPDMDSMKPPFITDESSKRRLMYLAENARAAEERSFQGTPEEFLATLSMTLTLKEAVSDDLPRAAELVSRTHRLNTTGYAYSLEELESFCRSERHTLLIAGLEDRFGPCGKIGIALVEHRGELWLLKLLLTSCRVMARGIGTVLLSFLINETKKHGRTLQAEIIPTAMNRLMYVALRFSGFEEAGRRGDLVLLEHRAKGEHHYPYYMKMIVDGQMQLGSR
- a CDS encoding glycosyl hydrolase family 57, with protein sequence MMEKIQEIIEGLPNICGAEKEVEEVTARRGPVFLHGTNLRLEKLEAVFAIALHMHQPLIPAGGADLQSADLISNLDVMMHSNDSYNAGVFADCYGRMGDIIPELVREGRNPRVMLDYSGELLFGLRKMGRSDVLERLRGITCDPALRNYAEWLGTMWGHSVVPTTPVPDIKLHIRAWQQNFAAIYGWEALERVKGFSPPEMHLPNHPDVACEFIKALRESGYRWLLVQEHTVEAQGGHGLQDRHIPHRLVAKNSCGEEASIIAIIKTQGSDTKLVAQMQPYYEALTLKRQTVGGISIPPIVTQIGDGENGGVMMNEFPPCYRQTVGRFGTEGVVSVSVTEYLEMLEKAGVTERELAPLQPIHQEQVFRRITKWEPGAADNAIAEIRRENQGFAMEGGSWTNNISWVRGYENVLTPMNALSAQFHEALDHRDIDRGSHAYRNALFHLLVSQTSCFRYWGQGMWTDYAREICRRGSAIVSELASTL
- a CDS encoding DUF86 domain-containing protein, with product MERLPDDLKEKLNHLLSYLDELEQWLGAPQESIEKRGLQRIVERMFQLIVECAADAGDIWLDAGGFPAGESVRGVFERLREQSLIDEEEILRFAEYVSLRNRIVHDYEKISGAMLLKTAPRLLSDCRLLGKRLLGDAE
- a CDS encoding right-handed parallel beta-helix repeat-containing protein produces the protein MKPIVFSFFSFISKIILDCAEVSFSRSARISACPMLLLALLMLSGFLCGCGGGAGSSGAPDMSVLQTEFWISPDGNDSSPGTQSSPFLTMERARDAIRSLDKERREGEIVVYLKGGTYRLSQPLVLGPEDSGQNGREVIYCAAPGEKPVISGSVSVGNWSLHDKDLGIYRAQVGQRETRQLYVNGQRAVRARTSLYPSGFCPAYFYIFDIPDPLGILYIPTDLNDARWKDPSKWTNPQHVEAVIVSQWKMMRVPVESVTPYPEYVPDPLLQPDLKTGLLKIREPAWTNANIYLSSVTYEPGLWSFWQVTWFENAYEFLDEPGEWYLDKAAGSLYYIPRSGESMESVSAELPVLEVLVKGEGQLSNPISNIRFEGLTFTGATWLSPSGINGYVADQSGFFLVGTGHKTNITGHDPDVVRTPGNLQFRYASGISFRRNLFMHLGSAGLDFEPGCEGCTVQDNLFMDISSAAVQLGGVTATDAHPGSQEQVTRNNTISNNLIRQAGTEYVDAAGIMVGFTANTLISNNTIIDVPWSGIAMGWGWGLYDPGMFPGISNAQRGEWGTYTTPTPNSGNRILNNRIEQFLMTVWDGGAIYTTGQQGTSMDDPLLVKGNVANAKRPTGGGNIFYTDGGSRYVVLQENVSYDNPQGVTDFGPPSKEGDPLPYPAYSEIDNIPYGGDIGGCRTYGDITFTGNYWGSDSYFSVCPFTENGISYPVNMTFSGTHIISGSGGVPQSVLDGAGVQNFPQALLDAAGLQSIYSRGTRLRRRTGGAVERVEKKIFLERGVPCRKKENKAAGKN
- the pepT gene encoding peptidase T, with protein sequence MLLERFLDYVKIDTQSCEDAEKVPSTAKQFDLARLLVKELEAMGLKEVKLDGDHCYVYATVPSNLPSGHPHKVPVIAFIAHLDTSPSVTGAAVNPQLVKDYKGGDIVLPADRSMVITEKENPELALFKGGTIITTDGTTLLGADDKAGIAVIMEAVERLLSAGDIPHGEIKIVFTPDEEVGNGTAHFDVEGVGAQYAYTLDGERLGELNAETFNAASATVTFHGKNTHPGTAKGIMINSVYAMADFILKIPPGSRPETTEGREGYLHPYVLSGCEEKSEVKILLRDFDGAALEEWKKTVEKIRGEVAERYPDVRIEMVIKDSYRNMKEILDHHPRVLERAAQAMKKAGLEPLYLPIRGGTDGARLSFKGLPTPNIFMGCNNPHGKLEWVALEAMEKSVETILNIARLWAEEA